In Halomicrobium zhouii, the sequence CCCGAACGTCCGGACCGACTCGACGGCGTCGGTCTCCCAGTCCGACCAGTCGCCCGACCGACCACGGGACGAATCCAGGACGCGGCCGGAGTTCACCGACACGTCGGTCCACCAGTGGCTCCACGAGAATCTCGAGGACACCAACTCGCAGTACGGCTTCGACGTCACGGCGAAGTTCGACGGGACGGTGAGCCAGCAGCAGCTGGTCTCGAACGACATCGTCACCGTCTTCGAGAGCCTGATGCTGTGGTACGCGCGCCAGGTCGACGCCGACACGCCGGTCGAGGAGGTGCTCGGTATCCTCCTCAGCGAGTCCAACGTTCCCGTGAAGTATCCGCCTTCTAGCGTTCAGAGTCTCGTCCGGACCGAGGGCCTCTCCCCCGAGGACTCCATCGCCGACCTCCTCGCGGCAGTCGGGGAGGACGGCGGTGTTCAACGCTGAGAATTGGGGCCGAACCTTTTAGCGCGTCTCCGGGTACCCT encodes:
- a CDS encoding DUF7500 family protein; amino-acid sequence: MASGEDKPNPEDGRILSPEELDIDDDEHVEQIDDGRYVVSPNVRTDSTASVSQSDQSPDRPRDESRTRPEFTDTSVHQWLHENLEDTNSQYGFDVTAKFDGTVSQQQLVSNDIVTVFESLMLWYARQVDADTPVEEVLGILLSESNVPVKYPPSSVQSLVRTEGLSPEDSIADLLAAVGEDGGVQR